The following coding sequences lie in one Montipora foliosa isolate CH-2021 chromosome 11, ASM3666993v2, whole genome shotgun sequence genomic window:
- the LOC137977305 gene encoding putative nuclease HARBI1, giving the protein MVSIMAAALLPFPLMRRVTPFSGENSAEIMNRFRRKRRRKKFEWSKLLVAIIMSQCSIERTIWQLPRTGAWLQHVMDEFSVQEWYKNFRLSRATFQFLVEELKPELKLQDTKMRKAVKVENKVALFLYFIASTASYRTLSNLFGLSRGFVCICIRKVAAAVLRKLRPKDMSIAKGDELAHVIANYKEKWGFPMCAGAIDGTHIPISTPQQNHASYINRKSYHSIVMQALVDSNYIFRDIVVGWPGSVHDARVFSNSQLYVLGCSGRLFPPDVKEEILGQEIHPVILADPAYPMLNWLLKGYPENVNTPRIQRRFNYRLSRARMTVENTFGRWKGRFPRFSKRLDMEVGGAVEVVPAACVIHNICEMRREPYFVEWLQEGFEQPEEEVIQDGQIDDLPGSDVRDTLAAFFMSPEGQNLGLE; this is encoded by the coding sequence tGGTCAAAGCTTTTAGTGGCCATCATAATGAGCCAATGCTCCATCGAAAGAACGATATGGCAGCTTCCTAGAACAGGTGCTTGGCTTCAGCATGTAATGGACGAGTTTTCAGTTCAAGAATGGTACAAAAACTTTCGCTTGTCTAGGGCGacatttcaatttcttgttgAAGAACTTAAACCAGAACTGAAATTGCAGGATACAAAGATGAGGAAAGCTGTTAAAGTAGAAAACAAGGTGGCTCTGTTCTTGTACTTCATTGCTTCAACCGCAAGTTACAGAACACTTTCTAACCTGTTTGGTTTATCCAGGGgctttgtttgcatttgcatcCGCAAGGTAGCCGCTGCAGTGTTGAGAAAACTTAGGCCAAAGGATATGTCGATTGCCAAAGGAGATGAACTTGCGCACGTGATAGCTAATTACAAGGAGAAATGGGGGTTTCCCATGTGCGCTGGAGCAATCGATGGCACACATATACCAATTTCAACACCACAGCAAAATCATGCAAGTTACATCAACAGAAAATCATACCACAGTATTGTGATGCAAGCTCTTGTAGACAGTAATTACATATTCCGTGATATTGTTGTAGGGTGGCCAGGAAGTGTACATGACGCACGGGTCTTCTCTAACTCACAGCTGTATGTTCTGGGGTGTAGTGGGAGGCTATTTCCTCCAGATGTGAAGGAAGAAATTTTGGGGCAGGAAATTCATCCTGTTATCTTGGCAGACCCAGCCTACCCTATGTTAAATTGGCTACTTAAAGGTTACCCAGAGAATGTTAATACCCCCAGGATTCAGAGGCGTTTTAATTATCGCCTCAGTAGAGCCAGGATGACAGTTGAGAATACCTTTGGACGCTGGAAAGGAAGGTTTCCAAGATTCTCTAAGCGCCTGGATATGGAGGTTGGTGGAGCAGTTGAGGTAGTACCAGCTGCTTGTGTGATTCATAACATCTGTGAGATGAGAAGGGAGCCATATTTTGTGGAGTGGTTACAAGAAGGTTTTGAACAGCCTGAAGAGGAAGTAATCCAGGATGGACAAATTGATGACCTGCCTGGATCTGATGTAAGAGACACTCTTGCTGCTTTTTTTATGTCACCTGAAGGCCAAAACTTGGGACTGGAGTAG
- the LOC137977306 gene encoding uncharacterized protein: MASMASKTQKKKTIVWTDENVGLLLDVFAEETIQIGLEKAKCPKDKNAVYLEVQKKLEQHGIIKTVAAITDKLKKLRAKYKDVKDGAKKSGNSRKPWKFMEQMDMIFKDNPTIDPPHLWDSSSSDHHSELDNESSLENGTGTSDNSSELNSEKGSDVVPDDSSSERKRSKYITGATPKSSKKTKLEKSIETVCLSLRESSEAEMKRFEEMEEKRHDRELKFRLEMRREEREHELRVLQMMMQTRGCNSQWTTPGQQESEYCVGGQTYYHL, from the exons ATGGCGTCGATGGCGtcaaaaacacagaaaaagaaaacgatcGTGTGGACCGATGAAAACGTTGGCCTACTATTAGACGTTTTTGCGGAAGAGACCATTCAAATAGGGCTAGAGAAAGCAAAATGCCCGAAAGACAAAAATGCAGTGTACCTGGAAGTTCAGAAGAAGTTAGAACAGCACG GAATAATAAAAACTGTCGCGGCAATCACAGACAAATTGAAAAAGCTACGTGCAAAATACAAAGATGTGAAGGATGGTGCCAAGAAGAGTGGAAATTCGAGGAAGCCCTGGAAGTTCATGGAACAAATGGACATGATTTTTAAAGATAACCCAACTATTGATCCACCGCATTTGTGGGATAGCAGCTCCAGTGATCACCATAGTGAATTAGACAATGAGAGCTCTCTAGAAAATG GAACAGGAACTTCAGACAATAGCTCAGAACTTAATTCTGAGAAAGGAAGTGATGTAGTCCCTGATGATAGTAGTTCTGAAAGGAAGAGATCTAAGTACATCACAGGTGCCACACCAAAAAGttccaagaaaacaaaattggagAAGTCAATTGAAACAGTGTGTTTAAGTCTCCGTGAATCCTCAGAAGCAGAGATGAAGAG ATTTGAAGAAATGGAAGAGAAGAGGCATGACAGGGAGTTAAAATTTCGACTTGAAATgagaagagaagaaagagagcaTGAATTGCGTGTCCTTCAAATGATGATGCAAACGAGAGGCTGTAACTCTCAATGGACAACTCCAGGACAGCAGGAATCTGAGTATTGTGTTGGTGGACAAACTTATTACCACTTGTAA